From the Streptococcus halotolerans genome, the window GAAGCTTTTATCGGAGAAATTGGATTGACTGGTGAGATTCGTCGTGTGACTCGTATTGAACAACGAATCAACGAAGCGGCTAAACTGGGTTTTACCAAGATCTATGCTCCTAAAAATTCATTACAAGGCATTGATATTCCAGATAATATTCAGGTTGTTGGTGTTTCAACCGTTGGAGAGGTTTTGAAGAGAGTGTTCGCTTAATGAGAAAAGTCCATTTTTGAGAATTTTTCCAATTACTTAATGTTCTATATAGGAAAGAAAAACTCTTAGAAAGGTGCTAAATCACCAGTTCTAAGAGTTTGTTTTAATGATAAGCAAGACCTACATTTTTAACGGTTTATCGTTTAGAAGGGTTGTTAACCTTCAAGCCAATCCTAACAACCGTCATTTTTTAGTGATTGTTTTTATTAAGAATTGTAACCAAACATGATCACAAAAAGTGATGCATATCCAATCAACATTAATAATACCAGATAAATCACTAATAATAAGATTTTTGAGGGTTTGGATAAGGTAAGTTTAGCTTGATTTTTGATAAGTAACATTCCTGTGGCAACGTAGGCAAGGAATCCCACAAGGATTAGACAGCGAAACAATTGGCATCACTCCAATCTAGTTAAGATAGCTGCTCTTAATGTTAGTATAACACTCTTATGGTAATTTGCTTTGGCAGGGCAAACGTACGAAAGATTTTGAATGAAACAATAACGTTTTTTTGTCTTTCAACAAGATGTTTTTTGTAATTGTCACTATAGAAAAAACGAAATGGTCGATTGTTAATTGTATCATCATTCGGAAATAACTGTCTCATTCCTACTTTGATTAGTAAATTTGACACAGAGTGACTATTCGATGATGCTTATTTTCTGTTTTCCATGCTATAATGGTGATATGAAAGAAAAACTTACTGAACTAGAAAATAAGGACATGGTCTATGGTGTCCATGCGGTCACTGAAAGTCTAGAAGCTAATACTGGTAATAAACTCTACATCCAAGATGACCTAAAAGGAAAAAATGTTGACAAAATCAAGGCTCTAGCGGCCAAGAAAAAAGTATCTATTTCTTGGACACCAAAGAAAAGTTTGTTCGAAATGACTGGTGGTGCTGTTCATCAAGGTTTTGTCCTTCGTGTCTCTGAGTTTGCCTATGCAGAGCTAGATGACATTCTCGAAAAGGCAGAAATGCAAGACAATCCTCTAGTTTTGATTTTGGATGGCTTGACCGATCCGCACAACTTTGGGTCTATCTTACGAACGGCGGATGCTACTGGGGTAACTGGGGTCATCATTCCTAAACACCGTGCGGTTGGAGTAACACCAGTGGTTGCCAAAACCTCTACCGGTGCGGTTCAACACGTTCCGATTGCTCGTGTGACCAACCTTAGTCAAACTCTTGATAAGCTTAAGTCAGCGGGTTTCTGGATTTTTGGAACGGATATGAATGGGACCCCATCTCACCAATGGAATACTAGTGGCAAACTTGCTTTGCTTATCGGCAATGAGGGTAAGGGGATTTCCCAAAACATCAAAAAACAAGTGGATGAAATGATTACTATCCCTATGGATGGGCATGTGCAGAGCCTTAATGCCAGTGTCGCGGCAGCAGTGCTCATGTACGAGGTTTTCCGCAATAAAATATAAGCCATATAAGAAGGAGAAAAAATGGTAAAAAAACGTATTCTCCTGGTCGACGGTTATAATATGATTGCTTTTTGGCAGGAGACACGACAGCTCTT encodes:
- the rlmB gene encoding 23S rRNA (guanosine(2251)-2'-O)-methyltransferase RlmB, which gives rise to MKEKLTELENKDMVYGVHAVTESLEANTGNKLYIQDDLKGKNVDKIKALAAKKKVSISWTPKKSLFEMTGGAVHQGFVLRVSEFAYAELDDILEKAEMQDNPLVLILDGLTDPHNFGSILRTADATGVTGVIIPKHRAVGVTPVVAKTSTGAVQHVPIARVTNLSQTLDKLKSAGFWIFGTDMNGTPSHQWNTSGKLALLIGNEGKGISQNIKKQVDEMITIPMDGHVQSLNASVAAAVLMYEVFRNKI